From one Felis catus isolate Fca126 chromosome E2, F.catus_Fca126_mat1.0, whole genome shotgun sequence genomic stretch:
- the CE2H19orf54 gene encoding UPF0692 protein C19orf54 homolog isoform X2, translated as MRNFRSDLQWILFCADLPSLIQEGPQCGLVALWMAGTLLAPPSGIPLERLVQMAVDRGYTAQGEMFSVANMGKLAQEALGCQAELLCGGLGGPNRDRVLRHLVSGHPLLIPYDEDFNHEPCQRKGYKAHWAVSTGVLLGTQAVPGLGYSEDPELPGLFHPVPSTARQPPSLPEEGSPGAVYLLSKQGKSWHYQLWDYDQVRDSNLQLTDFSPSRAADGRAYVVPAGGVRAGLCGQALLLSPKDSSC; from the exons Atgagaaa TTTCAGAAGTGACTTGCAGTGGATCCTCTTCTGTGCCGACCTGCCCTCCCTCATCCAGGAAGGCCCTCA GTGTGGGCTGGTGGCCTTGTGGATGGCAGGCACGCTCCTGGCACCGCCCAGCGGCATCCCCCTGGAGAGACTTGTGCAGATGGCCGTGGACAGAGGCTACACGGCCCAGGGAGAGATGTTCTCCG TGGCCAACATGGGCAAGCTGGCCCAGGAGGCACTGGGCTGCCAGGCTGAGCTGCTCTGCGGTGGCCTGGGTGGTCCCAACAGAGACCGTGTCCTGCGGCACCTCGTCTCCGGACATCCCTTGCTCATCCC CTACGACGAGGACTTCAACCACGAGCCGTGTCAGAGGAAGGGCTACAAGGCCCACTGGGCAGTGAGCACAG GGGTCCTGCTGGGGACGCAGGCTGTGCCAGGCCTCGGCTATTCTGAGGACCCCGAGCTGCCAGGTCTGTTCCACCCGGTGCCCAGCACAGCCCGCCAGCCGCCATCCCTGCCAGAGGAAGGTTCCCCAGGAGCCGTCTACCTTCTCTCCAAGCAGGGCAAGAGTTGGCATTACCAGCTGTGGGACTACGACCAGGTCCGGGATAGCAACCTGCAGCTGACAGACTTCTCGCCCTCGCGGGCCGCTGATGGCCGGGCATACGTGGTGCCCGCTGGAGGGGTGCGGGCCGGCCTCTGTGGCCAGGCCCTGCTCCTCAGCCCGAAGGACTCCAGCTGCTAG
- the ITPKC gene encoding inositol-trisphosphate 3-kinase C: MRRCPCRGSLSEAEAGELPGAARMGLEAPRGGRRRQPGQQRPGPGAGGPAGRPDGGGPRTSPEGSSLYSEPERVGLGPEPRTDGQVEPEAAGLGAETERPGPKTETDVSSLRTHPERSSHCSELETAGPWTETGTDGFLTDSHWSDLQPQPEKASLWTQPVVDGPWTEIEIHGSQTQPERAKTWADNLWTHRNRSSLRTEPEGACPSTEPSADGSWKELYTDGSQIQQDTKTAWKQVGTDGFPTQQDSVGSWTRPGTDGPQTQDTHGPQTEPGTDCLLGESKQDGLLEEPEPRDLGAHLYSRLECSPLTPVPRLIITPETPEPDAQPVGPPSRAEGGSGGFSSASSFDESEDDVVAGGGGASDPEDRSGNKPWKKLKTVLRYSPFVVSFRKHYPWVQLSGHAGNFQAGEDGRILKRFCQCEQRSLEQLMSDPLRPFVPTYYGMVQRDGQAFNQMEDLLADFEGPSIMDCKMGSRTYLEEELVKARERPRPRKDMYEKMVAVDPGAPTPEEHAQGAITKPRYMQWRETVSSTSTLGFRIEGIKKANGTCNTNFKKTRELEQVTKVLEDFVDGNRGILRKYVARLEELREALENSPFFKTHEVVGSSLLFVHDHTGLARVWMIDFGKTVALPDHQTLSHRLPWAEGNREDGYLWGLDNLIRLLQGLAQG, encoded by the exons GCCTAAGCGAGGCAGAGGCCGGGGAGCTGCCGGGGGCGGCCCGCATGGGGCTAGAGGCGCCGCGaggggggcggcggcggcagccGGGGCAGCAGCGACCTGGGCCAGGCGCAGGGGGCCCGGCGGGGCGGCCGGACGGGGGCGGGCCCCGGACCAGCCCCGAGGGGTCCAGCCTCTACAGCGAGCCCGAGAGGGTCGGCCTCGGGCCTGAGCCGAGGACAGACGGACAGGTTGAGCCTGAAGCAGCTGGCCTCGGAGCGGAGACTGAGCGGCCCGGCCCCAAAACGGAGACAGACGTATCTAGCCTCCGGACACATCCAGAAAGGAGCAGCCACTGCTCAGAGCTGGAGACAGCCGGTCCCTGGACGGAAACTGGGACAGATGGCTTTTTGACTGATTCACACTGGTCTGACCTCCAGCCTCAGCCAGAGAAGGCCAGCCTCTGGACACAGCCCGTCGTTGATGGGCCCTGGACAGAGATAGAAATACATGGGTCACAGACCCAACCAGAGAGGGCCAAGACCTGGGCTGATAACCTCTGGACCCATAGGAACAGGTCCAGCCTCCGGACTGAGCCAGAGGGGGCCTGTCCCTCAACAGAGCCAAGTGCCGATGGCTCCTGGAAAGAATTGTACACTGATGGCTCCCAGATACAACAGGATACTAAAACAGCCTGGAAGCAGGTTGGCACTGATGGTTTCCCAACACAGCAAGATTCTGTTGGCTCCTGGACTCGGCCTGGCACTGATGGTCCCCAGACACAAGATACTCATGGACCCCAGACAGAACCTGGGACAGACTGTCTTTTGGGGGAATCCAAGCAGGATGGCCTGTTAGAGGAACCAGAACCCAGGGACTTGGGGGCTCACCTGTACTCTCGCCTGGAGTGTAGCCCCTTGACCCCTGTGCCCCGCCTCATCATCACTCCTGAAACACCTGAGCCTGATGCTCAGCCAGTGGGACCCCCCTCCCGGGCTGAGGGGGGCAGTGGCggcttctcctctgcctcctctttcGACGAGTCTGAGGATGATGTGGTGGCCGGGGGCGGAGGTGCCAGCGACCCCGAGGACAGGTCTGGG AACAAACCGTGGAAGAAGCTGAAGACAGTTCTGAGATATTCGCCCTTCGTGGTCTCCTTCCGAAAACACTACCCTTGGGTCCAGCTGTCGGGACACGCTG GGAACTTCCAGGCAGGAGAGGATGGTCGGATCCTGAAGCGTTTCTGTCAGTGTGAGCAGCGCAGCCTGGAGCAGCTGATGAGTGACCCCCTGCGACCCTTCGTGCCCACCTACTATGGCATGGTGCAGCGGGATGGCCAGGCCTTCAACCAGATGGAAGATCTCCTGGCGGATTTTGAGGGCCCCTCCATTATGGACTGCAAGATGGGCAGCAG GACCTACCTGGAGGAGGAGCTGGTGAAGGCACGAGAACGACCCCGGCCCCGGAAGGACATGTATGAGAAGATGGTGGCTGTGGACCCTGGGGCCCCCACCCCTGAGGAACACGCCCAGGGTGCCATTACCAAGCCCCGTTACATGCAGTGGAGGGAGACCGTGAGCTCGACCTCCACCCTGGGCTTCCGGATTGAGGGCATCAAG AAAGCCAACGGGACCTGCAACACCAATTTCAAGAAGACACGGGAGCTGGAGCAGGTGACAAAGGTGTTAGAGGACTTTGTGGACGGGAACCGTGGAATCCTG AGAAAGTACGTGGCGCGCCTGGAAGAACTTCGTGAGGCTCTGGAGAATTCCCCCTTCTTCAAGACCCATGAG GTGGTGGGCAGCTCCCTCCTCTTCGTGCATGACCACACTGGCCTGGCCAGGGTCTGGATGATCGACTTTGGCAAGACGGTAGCCCTGCCTGACCACCAGACGCTCAGCCACCGACTGCCCTGGGCTGAGGGCAACCGTGAGGATGGGTACCTCTGGGGTCTGGACAACCTGATCCGCCTCCTTCAGGGGCTGGCCCAGGGTTGA
- the CE2H19orf54 gene encoding UPF0692 protein C19orf54 homolog isoform X3 yields the protein MAGTLLAPPSGIPLERLVQMAVDRGYTAQGEMFSVANMGKLAQEALGCQAELLCGGLGGPNRDRVLRHLVSGHPLLIPYDEDFNHEPCQRKGYKAHWAVSTGVLLGTQAVPGLGYSEDPELPGLFHPVPSTARQPPSLPEEGSPGAVYLLSKQGKSWHYQLWDYDQVRDSNLQLTDFSPSRAADGRAYVVPAGGVRAGLCGQALLLSPKDSSC from the exons ATGGCAGGCACGCTCCTGGCACCGCCCAGCGGCATCCCCCTGGAGAGACTTGTGCAGATGGCCGTGGACAGAGGCTACACGGCCCAGGGAGAGATGTTCTCCG TGGCCAACATGGGCAAGCTGGCCCAGGAGGCACTGGGCTGCCAGGCTGAGCTGCTCTGCGGTGGCCTGGGTGGTCCCAACAGAGACCGTGTCCTGCGGCACCTCGTCTCCGGACATCCCTTGCTCATCCC CTACGACGAGGACTTCAACCACGAGCCGTGTCAGAGGAAGGGCTACAAGGCCCACTGGGCAGTGAGCACAG GGGTCCTGCTGGGGACGCAGGCTGTGCCAGGCCTCGGCTATTCTGAGGACCCCGAGCTGCCAGGTCTGTTCCACCCGGTGCCCAGCACAGCCCGCCAGCCGCCATCCCTGCCAGAGGAAGGTTCCCCAGGAGCCGTCTACCTTCTCTCCAAGCAGGGCAAGAGTTGGCATTACCAGCTGTGGGACTACGACCAGGTCCGGGATAGCAACCTGCAGCTGACAGACTTCTCGCCCTCGCGGGCCGCTGATGGCCGGGCATACGTGGTGCCCGCTGGAGGGGTGCGGGCCGGCCTCTGTGGCCAGGCCCTGCTCCTCAGCCCGAAGGACTCCAGCTGCTAG
- the CE2H19orf54 gene encoding UPF0692 protein C19orf54 homolog isoform X1 encodes MHAVGDPKMSSPRSPPLEPPAPSPGIPVPQGPITPLLSLPPNLPNLALLPPASSLQAPIPPPPPLPPPPAVGGPAPPHVFGLEKSQLLKEALEKAGPVPRSRDDVKRLLKLQKDRFRSDLQWILFCADLPSLIQEGPQCGLVALWMAGTLLAPPSGIPLERLVQMAVDRGYTAQGEMFSVANMGKLAQEALGCQAELLCGGLGGPNRDRVLRHLVSGHPLLIPYDEDFNHEPCQRKGYKAHWAVSTGVLLGTQAVPGLGYSEDPELPGLFHPVPSTARQPPSLPEEGSPGAVYLLSKQGKSWHYQLWDYDQVRDSNLQLTDFSPSRAADGRAYVVPAGGVRAGLCGQALLLSPKDSSC; translated from the exons ATGCATGCTGTGGGAGACCCAAAAATGAGTTCTCCACGCTCTCCTCCCCTAGAgcccccagccccttctccaGGAATCCCTGTCCCCCAAGGGCCCATCACTCCACTTCTTTCTCTACCCCCAAACCTGCCCAATTTAGCTTTGCTGCCCCCTGCCTCCAGTCTCCAGGCCCCTattcccccaccacccccgtTGCCGCCTCCACCCGCCGTTGGGGGGCCGGCTCCCCCTCATGTCTTCGGTCTAGAGAAGAGCCAGCTCCTGAAGGAGGCTTTAGAGAAGGCCGGCCCGGTCCCCAGGAGCAGAGATGACGTGAAGAGGCTCCTGAAGTTGCAGAAGGACCG TTTCAGAAGTGACTTGCAGTGGATCCTCTTCTGTGCCGACCTGCCCTCCCTCATCCAGGAAGGCCCTCA GTGTGGGCTGGTGGCCTTGTGGATGGCAGGCACGCTCCTGGCACCGCCCAGCGGCATCCCCCTGGAGAGACTTGTGCAGATGGCCGTGGACAGAGGCTACACGGCCCAGGGAGAGATGTTCTCCG TGGCCAACATGGGCAAGCTGGCCCAGGAGGCACTGGGCTGCCAGGCTGAGCTGCTCTGCGGTGGCCTGGGTGGTCCCAACAGAGACCGTGTCCTGCGGCACCTCGTCTCCGGACATCCCTTGCTCATCCC CTACGACGAGGACTTCAACCACGAGCCGTGTCAGAGGAAGGGCTACAAGGCCCACTGGGCAGTGAGCACAG GGGTCCTGCTGGGGACGCAGGCTGTGCCAGGCCTCGGCTATTCTGAGGACCCCGAGCTGCCAGGTCTGTTCCACCCGGTGCCCAGCACAGCCCGCCAGCCGCCATCCCTGCCAGAGGAAGGTTCCCCAGGAGCCGTCTACCTTCTCTCCAAGCAGGGCAAGAGTTGGCATTACCAGCTGTGGGACTACGACCAGGTCCGGGATAGCAACCTGCAGCTGACAGACTTCTCGCCCTCGCGGGCCGCTGATGGCCGGGCATACGTGGTGCCCGCTGGAGGGGTGCGGGCCGGCCTCTGTGGCCAGGCCCTGCTCCTCAGCCCGAAGGACTCCAGCTGCTAG
- the CE2H19orf54 gene encoding UPF0692 protein C19orf54 homolog isoform X4, translating to MHAVGDPKMSSPRSPPLEPPAPSPGIPVPQGPITPLLSLPPNLPNLALLPPASSLQAPIPPPPPLPPPPAVGGPAPPHVFGLEKSQLLKEALEKAGPVPRSRDDVKRLLKLQKDRFRSDLQWILFCADLPSLIQEGPQCGLVALWMAGTLLAPPSGIPLERLVQMAVDRGYTAQGEMFSATTRTSTTSRVRGRATRPTGQ from the exons ATGCATGCTGTGGGAGACCCAAAAATGAGTTCTCCACGCTCTCCTCCCCTAGAgcccccagccccttctccaGGAATCCCTGTCCCCCAAGGGCCCATCACTCCACTTCTTTCTCTACCCCCAAACCTGCCCAATTTAGCTTTGCTGCCCCCTGCCTCCAGTCTCCAGGCCCCTattcccccaccacccccgtTGCCGCCTCCACCCGCCGTTGGGGGGCCGGCTCCCCCTCATGTCTTCGGTCTAGAGAAGAGCCAGCTCCTGAAGGAGGCTTTAGAGAAGGCCGGCCCGGTCCCCAGGAGCAGAGATGACGTGAAGAGGCTCCTGAAGTTGCAGAAGGACCG TTTCAGAAGTGACTTGCAGTGGATCCTCTTCTGTGCCGACCTGCCCTCCCTCATCCAGGAAGGCCCTCA GTGTGGGCTGGTGGCCTTGTGGATGGCAGGCACGCTCCTGGCACCGCCCAGCGGCATCCCCCTGGAGAGACTTGTGCAGATGGCCGTGGACAGAGGCTACACGGCCCAGGGAGAGATGTTCTCCG CTACGACGAGGACTTCAACCACGAGCCGTGTCAGAGGAAGGGCTACAAGGCCCACTGGGCAGTGA